The Cucurbita pepo subsp. pepo cultivar mu-cu-16 chromosome LG08, ASM280686v2, whole genome shotgun sequence genome contains a region encoding:
- the LOC111800904 gene encoding EG45-like domain containing protein isoform X1 encodes MEAAAMKVVALAVSLVLILTYAHADTGTATFYTPPYVPSACFGFEEQGTLIAAASEGIYNNGAACGRMYRVTCTGPTNLGVPQPCTGNTVTVKVVDLCPSPGCQATIDLSQEAFSSIANPDAGKINIEFTEV; translated from the exons ATGGAAGCAGCAGCAATGAAGGTCGTGGCGTTGGCTGTGAGTTTGGTGTTGATACTCACTTATGCTCATGCAGACACAGGCACAGCAACATTCTATACGCCTCCTTACGTCC CGTCTGCATGCTTCGGGTTCGAGGAGCAAGGGACACTGATAGCAGCAGCCAGCGAAGGCATATACAACAATGGCGCAGCCTGTGGGAGAATGTACAGAGTGACATGCACTGGCCCAACAAACTTGGGCGTTCCACAGCCATGCACAGGCAACACTGTCACTGTCAAGGTCGTTGACCTCTGCCCATCTCCTGGCTGCCAAGCCACCATTGACCTCTCCCAGGAAGCTTTCTCCTCCATCGCCAATCCCGACGCTGGAAAAATCAACATCGAATTTACCGA GGTCTGA
- the LOC111800904 gene encoding EG45-like domain containing protein isoform X2, translated as MEAAAMKVVALAVSLVLILTYAHADTGTATFYTPPYVPSACFGFEEQGTLIAAASEGIYNNGAACGRMYRVTCTGPTNLGVPQPCTGNTVTVKVVDLCPSPGCQATIDLSQEAFSSIANPDAGKINIEFTE; from the exons ATGGAAGCAGCAGCAATGAAGGTCGTGGCGTTGGCTGTGAGTTTGGTGTTGATACTCACTTATGCTCATGCAGACACAGGCACAGCAACATTCTATACGCCTCCTTACGTCC CGTCTGCATGCTTCGGGTTCGAGGAGCAAGGGACACTGATAGCAGCAGCCAGCGAAGGCATATACAACAATGGCGCAGCCTGTGGGAGAATGTACAGAGTGACATGCACTGGCCCAACAAACTTGGGCGTTCCACAGCCATGCACAGGCAACACTGTCACTGTCAAGGTCGTTGACCTCTGCCCATCTCCTGGCTGCCAAGCCACCATTGACCTCTCCCAGGAAGCTTTCTCCTCCATCGCCAATCCCGACGCTGGAAAAATCAACATCGAATTTACCGAGTAA